Part of the Syntrophorhabdaceae bacterium genome is shown below.
CGATCTAACCGACGAGAAAGGGGCGATATGCGGAAAAATTCTTGCGACCTTCGGCGTCGAGGTGATTAAGATAGAGCCGCCTGGCGGTGACCCGGAAAGAAGGATGCCACCTCTCTTTAATCGAGAAGGGGCAACCCAGCTCGGCCTCGCGTGGCTCGCGTCCAATACCGACAAGCAAAGCATCATTCTTGATATAACGACCAAAGAAGACCAGGAGCGTTTCCTCGAACTAGTGGCTGTATCGGATTTTGTGCTTGAGTCTTATACTCCTGGCTATCTCGATACCCTCGGACTTGGCTACAAAGCGTTGAGGCGCGTCAATCCACGAGTTATCCTGACCTCTATTACGCCCTTCGGGCAGGCCGGTCCATACGCTCATTACAAGGGAGGTGAACTCATCGCCTCGGCCATGAGTGGAGTCATGGTAACAAACGGGGATCCGGGCAGACCCCCGTTGAAGGAGGGACCCGATTCCATCCGTTTCGAATCCAGCGCCGCAGCAGTAGCAGGAACCATCATTGCGCACTATCATAGGGAGCAAAGCGGTGAAGGACAACAAGTGGATGTCTCCCTCCAGGAGGTTCCAGCGAAACGGACATCGACGAACCTTGCAGTATGGGAATTTGATAGACGCCTGATACCGCGTAATGGCACCGCCCGGACATTCGGCGTCCACTCGACCCAGTGGATATGGGCATGCAAGGATGGTTACGTTTTCTGGAACTTTCTTGGCGGCCGGTTCAACGCCGACGCTAACCGGGCACTCTCGAGATGGATAGACGAAGATGGCATGGAGAATCCCTTGAACCGAATCGCCGACTGGGAGACGTTTGACATGGCTGCCGTCTCAAAAGAAGACATCGAAGCCCAACAGAGCGCTATAGCAAGGTTTTTTCTGAGACGCACGAAGAAAGAGATTGCCGATGAAGGTCTTAAAAGGGGAATCAACGCCTGCGTGGTCCATAACCCTGCCGACGTCCTCCAAGTCGTTCAATTACAGGCACGTGGATATTGGACGACACTCAAGGAACCTGATGTGGAAAGTTCTCTCGTGTATCCTCGCCACTATTTTCTCTCAAGTGAGACGGAGAACTTCGTGAGACGGGCGGCTCCGATCACGGGTGAACATACCGAAAAGATTATGGCGAGTCTCGCGGGGGCGCGAAATCGAAAAAGCCAGGCGAATAGGCCGGGCGTCGAGAAACCGCCGGCCCACAGTGCCGATAATGGAAAACAGGCCCTGGCAGGAATAAACGTTCTGGATTTCGGATGGGCTCTGGTCGGGAGCCTCACGGGCAAGTACCTTGCTGACCATGGCGCTCAGGTGATCCGTGTCGAGTCACTCAACCGTCCTGATTTTACTAGGGCCAATCGATTGACGTCCGGCTCCTCAGCAACCAATCCAGATGACAAACCTTGGTTCACGCACTATAACACCTCAAAGTTAAGTTTGAGTCTTGATCTTAAGCACCCTAGGGCTCGGGATATTGTCGAGGGGCTTGTACGATGGGCCGACGTACTGAATGAAAACTTCACACCGGGGACCATAGGAAAATTG
Proteins encoded:
- a CDS encoding CoA transferase, coding for MTDSLLNGLRALDLTDEKGAICGKILATFGVEVIKIEPPGGDPERRMPPLFNREGATQLGLAWLASNTDKQSIILDITTKEDQERFLELVAVSDFVLESYTPGYLDTLGLGYKALRRVNPRVILTSITPFGQAGPYAHYKGGELIASAMSGVMVTNGDPGRPPLKEGPDSIRFESSAAAVAGTIIAHYHREQSGEGQQVDVSLQEVPAKRTSTNLAVWEFDRRLIPRNGTARTFGVHSTQWIWACKDGYVFWNFLGGRFNADANRALSRWIDEDGMENPLNRIADWETFDMAAVSKEDIEAQQSAIARFFLRRTKKEIADEGLKRGINACVVHNPADVLQVVQLQARGYWTTLKEPDVESSLVYPRHYFLSSETENFVRRAAPITGEHTEKIMASLAGARNRKSQANRPGVEKPPAHSADNGKQALAGINVLDFGWALVGSLTGKYLADHGAQVIRVESLNRPDFTRANRLTSGSSATNPDDKPWFTHYNTSKLSLSLDLKHPRARDIVEGLVRWADVLNENFTPGTIGKLGFGYDRIRQIKPDIIMLSASAYGQTGPMAQEWGIDGTGSSLSGYLDLTGWPDKSPVGPNPPYSDTVVPFFTVSAIVAALDYRRRTGKGQYIDANMLEVSVHQITPELLDFQANGHLRSRSGNRIAHASPHGVFPCKGDDRWCAVAVFTDEEWQALYGVLGNPAWAVGRKFATLEARKTNEDELEAHIGEWTKERTAEDVMKMLQAVGVAAGVVQTAEDVMEHDPQLNEREFLLPLKHPVIGVFGHPTPPFKLLGTKAQITTSPCMGEHNEFICRKLLGMSDEEFIELEQAKLFI